In bacterium, the DNA window CGCCCGTCGCGGGCCGACGCCGCCGCCGCCGGCGACGTCCTGGACGAGATCCGCAACCGGCTGCGCTTCCTCAACCGGGTCGGTCTCGACTACCTGACGCTCGACCGTCTCACGCGCACGCTGTCCGGCGGCGAGGCCCAGCGCATCCACCTGGCCAACGCGCTGGGCTCGCGCCTGACCGACACGCTCTACGTCCTGGACGAGCCCACCGCCGGGTTGCACGCCGCCGACGTCGAGCGGCTGATCGGCACGCTGCGCGACCTGGTCGAGGGCGGCAACACGGTCGTCGTCGTGGAGCACGACCTCGCGGTCCTGCGCGCGGCGGAGCACTTCGTCGAACTGGGTCCGGGCGCGGGCAGCCACGGCGGCGAGGTCGTCTTCCAGGGGCCGCTCGCCGAGCTGCTGGCCACGGGCACGACGCTGACCGCCGAGTACCTGCGCGGCGAGCGGTCGCTGCCCCGGCTCGCGCCCGTGCGCGAGGAGTCGCGGCGCCAGCTGGTCGTCCGCGGCGCTCGCCGCCACAACCTGCGCAACCTCGACGTCGCGATCCCTCTGCAGCGCCTGGTCTGCCTGACCGGGGTCTCGGGCTCGGGCAAGAGCACGCTGATGGGCGCCTGCCTCCACGACGGGCTGACCGGCAAGGAGGCCGGCGGCAAGGAGCGCGCGCGGCCCTTCACCGGCTTCCAGGGCGCGCACTGGATCGACCAGGTCGTGCTGGTGGACCAGTCGCCGATCGGCAAGTCCAGCCGCTCGAACCCGGCCACGTTCCTGGGCGTGCTCGCGCCGATCCGCGAGCTGTTCGCCGCGACTCCCGACGCCCGCGCGCGCGGCTTCCCGCCGGGCCGCTTCAGCTTCAACACCGCCGGCGGGCGCTGCCCGGAGTGCCAGGGGCTCGGCGAGCACCGCGTCGAGATGCACTTCATGGCCGACATCAGCGTGCCCTGCGAGGTGTGCGGCGGCAGCCGCTTCAACCCCGCCACGCTGGAGGTGCGCTGCCAGGGGCGGACCATCGCCGAGGTGCTGGCGATGACCGTCGAGGAGGCGCTGGCCTTCTTCCGCGGCGAGAACGCGCTGCGCGACAAGCTCTGGATCCTCAAGAAGGTCGGCCTGGGCTACCTCACCCTGGGACAGTCCGCCACGACGCTCTCGGGGGGGGAGAGCCAGCGCCTGAAGATCGCGCGCGAACTGACGGCGCCTTCGGGCAAGCACAACCTCTACCTGCTGGACGAGCCGACCACGGGCCTGCACATCCACGACGTGGCGGACCTGCTGCGCGTCCTGCACGATCTGGTCGCCCAGGGCCAGTCCGTCGTGGTCGTCGAGCACAACCTGGACCTGATCGAGCAGGCGGACTGGATCATCGACTTGGGGCCGGGCGGCGGGGACGCCGGCGGCTCCGTGGTCGTCGCGGGCACGCCGGCCGAGGTCGCGGCCTGCAAGGAGTCGGTCACGGGGCGCTACCTCGCGGCGCGCGGCGCGGGCCGCACCCGCCGGCGCCCCGGCACGTCGGCGAAGGAGGCAAGATGAGGGTGCTGGTCACCGG includes these proteins:
- the uvrA gene encoding excinuclease ABC subunit UvrA, whose product is MIETIRIRGARQHNLKGCDVDIPRGRLTAVSGVSGSGKSSLVFDTLYAEGQRTYVESLSTYARQFLERMPKPDVDWIDGISPAIAIEQRNAARSGRSTVGTVTEINDYLRVLFARIGRIVCPDCREAVVPETPATVWRETVKRWGADATALVAYPQEISGDGSRSGWAEPLLAQGYRRAVVGGILVRLDEAAEPGAPRPRAGDVVDVVVDSVTLAAGQKSRFAEAVELALRQGGGWVAVRCGEERRAYSSRLVCNGCRREFPAPTPHLFSFNSPQGACPACNGFGNRLEFDEEKIVPDDTLSLLDGAVRPWRTPAFARAHAGLIRFARRRGIPADAPWRKLTRAQQREVLETQETAYTGILPFLEEMRREMKKGHHRFFTRRFMGDSLCRACGGSRLRGEALAVRVGQLDVGALGRLSLGEALQKMEGLRPSRADAAAAGDVLDEIRNRLRFLNRVGLDYLTLDRLTRTLSGGEAQRIHLANALGSRLTDTLYVLDEPTAGLHAADVERLIGTLRDLVEGGNTVVVVEHDLAVLRAAEHFVELGPGAGSHGGEVVFQGPLAELLATGTTLTAEYLRGERSLPRLAPVREESRRQLVVRGARRHNLRNLDVAIPLQRLVCLTGVSGSGKSTLMGACLHDGLTGKEAGGKERARPFTGFQGAHWIDQVVLVDQSPIGKSSRSNPATFLGVLAPIRELFAATPDARARGFPPGRFSFNTAGGRCPECQGLGEHRVEMHFMADISVPCEVCGGSRFNPATLEVRCQGRTIAEVLAMTVEEALAFFRGENALRDKLWILKKVGLGYLTLGQSATTLSGGESQRLKIARELTAPSGKHNLYLLDEPTTGLHIHDVADLLRVLHDLVAQGQSVVVVEHNLDLIEQADWIIDLGPGGGDAGGSVVVAGTPAEVAACKESVTGRYLAARGAGRTRRRPGTSAKEAR